Proteins from a single region of Gordonia hongkongensis:
- the yaaA gene encoding peroxide stress protein YaaA yields the protein MRVITTNQLSYGVAVLVILPPSETKSDGGRGAPLDLDTLSFPELNPVRKQVADALVALAADLEASRTALGLGATQLDEVDRNADLWLSPTRPALERYTGVLYDALDHRSLTRAGKTKAADRLAIGSALFGVVRAPDPIPAYRLSGGSKLPGMPTLAALWKPDLSPALDAVDDFVVDLRSGVYHQLGPVRGAVTATVMTEQPDGSRKVVSHFNKHYKGLMARELVRTRRSVRDVNGVAAVLADAGQRVEIEAPDRIVVLTD from the coding sequence ATGCGTGTGATCACGACCAACCAGCTTAGTTATGGTGTTGCGGTGCTCGTCATCCTGCCTCCCTCCGAAACAAAATCCGACGGCGGGCGCGGCGCTCCCCTGGATCTCGACACGCTGTCCTTCCCCGAGCTGAACCCGGTCCGCAAGCAGGTCGCCGACGCGCTCGTCGCCCTGGCCGCCGACCTCGAGGCCAGTCGTACCGCGCTCGGGCTCGGCGCCACCCAGCTCGACGAGGTCGACCGCAACGCCGACCTGTGGCTGTCCCCCACCCGGCCGGCTCTCGAGCGCTACACCGGCGTCCTCTACGACGCCCTCGATCACCGGTCGCTGACTCGGGCAGGCAAGACCAAGGCCGCCGACCGGCTGGCGATCGGGTCGGCGCTGTTCGGTGTCGTGCGGGCACCGGATCCGATTCCCGCGTATCGACTCTCGGGCGGGTCCAAACTGCCCGGGATGCCGACCCTGGCGGCGCTGTGGAAACCGGACCTGTCCCCCGCGCTGGACGCGGTCGACGACTTCGTCGTGGACCTGCGCTCGGGCGTCTACCACCAGCTCGGTCCGGTGCGCGGCGCGGTGACGGCGACCGTGATGACCGAACAACCGGACGGCTCACGCAAGGTGGTCAGCCATTTCAACAAGCACTACAAAGGTCTGATGGCCCGCGAGCTGGTCCGCACGCGGCGTTCCGTACGCGACGTGAACGGTGTGGCCGCGGTCCTCGCCGACGCCGGGCAGCGGGTCGAGATCGAAGCGCCGGACCGCATCGTCGTACTGACCGACTGA